The nucleotide window TACCTGGACCAAGATCGGCAAGGTGCGCCACTCACCTTATCTCGGCGAGCACATCCGCTACAATGTGTTTGGCGCAGTGCGGCCCAAAGATGGACGTCTCGGCGCACTGCTCTTCAACCTGTGCGACAGCGTCACTTTTCAGGTGTTCCTTGACACTCTAGCTGAGGAGAATCCGCACGTGGCAGGACGCCGCGCCATCCTGGTGCTCGACAACGCCTCATGGCACAAGACCAAGAGTCTTAACTGGCACCACTTTGAGCCCGAGTATCTGCCACCACGCTCGCCCGATCTCAACGCCATCGAACGCTTGTGGCTGCGCATGAAGGCCGACTGGTTCAACGGCTGGATCGCCAAGACTTCCGAGCAACTTCAGGACCGTATCATCGAGTCCCTACGCTCTTTGTTCGACCAGCCATCCATCCTTCAGTCCCAGTGCCGCCCAAAGACGCGTTTATGACATTCTTTTTGAGAACCGGTCTAGCCACAATGCCGCTAAGCAAAAAAAGCGAAG belongs to Verrucomicrobiaceae bacterium and includes:
- a CDS encoding IS630 family transposase, which translates into the protein MKLHGWIKQNLQTQLGYSTTVRYLHEHDYRLKVPRPWPLNQDEDKRQAFCQKLQRWVADPSVDLWFSDESGFEGDPRPRRTWTKIGKVRHSPYLGEHIRYNVFGAVRPKDGRLGALLFNLCDSVTFQVFLDTLAEENPHVAGRRAILVLDNASWHKTKSLNWHHFEPEYLPPRSPDLNAIERLWLRMKADWFNGWIAKTSEQLQDRIIESLRSLFDQPSILQSQCRPKTRL